Proteins encoded together in one Luteimonas fraxinea window:
- the xpsF gene encoding type II secretion system protein XpsF — protein sequence MTLYRYKALNTRGETLDGTMDAGSEAEVALRLQEQGHLPIEARPASEARAVEDWKALFKPKPFSGQRLVQFTQQLATLLNAGQPLDRALTILLDLPEEPEAKRTITELRDAVRGGVSLSTALERQHGTFSRLYVNMVRAGEAGGSLEDTLQRLADYLESARLLRGRVVNALIYPAILIVMVGASLMFLLGYVVPQFAAMYDSLDAELPVFTKIVLGLGEFVRDWWILMLAVPVIAIYAFVLKLRDARFRLRFDGWLLQRRIFGPLVARIETARIARTLGTLLRNGVPLIAALGIGRKVLGNLALSADVEAAESEVKNGVGLSTALGRGKRFPRLAIQMIQVGEESGALDAMLLKTADTFDQQTGTSLDRMLAALVPAITMLLALVVMVVILAVLVPIYDLTSVIG from the coding sequence ATGACCCTCTACCGCTACAAAGCCCTCAACACCCGCGGTGAAACGCTCGACGGCACGATGGATGCCGGCAGCGAAGCCGAGGTTGCGCTGCGTCTGCAGGAGCAGGGGCATCTGCCGATCGAGGCGCGGCCGGCGAGCGAGGCGCGGGCGGTCGAGGACTGGAAGGCGCTGTTCAAGCCGAAGCCGTTTTCGGGCCAGCGGCTGGTGCAGTTCACCCAGCAGCTCGCGACGCTGCTCAATGCGGGGCAGCCGCTGGATCGTGCACTGACGATCCTGCTCGATCTGCCTGAAGAACCCGAAGCCAAGCGCACGATCACCGAGCTGCGTGATGCGGTGCGTGGCGGCGTATCGCTGTCGACCGCGCTCGAACGCCAGCACGGCACGTTCTCTCGGCTGTACGTGAACATGGTGCGCGCCGGTGAAGCCGGTGGCAGCCTCGAAGACACGCTGCAGCGCCTTGCCGATTACCTCGAGAGCGCGCGCCTGTTGCGCGGACGCGTAGTCAACGCGCTGATCTATCCGGCGATCCTGATCGTCATGGTCGGCGCGTCGCTGATGTTCCTGCTCGGCTACGTGGTGCCGCAGTTCGCGGCGATGTACGACAGTCTCGATGCGGAACTTCCGGTGTTCACCAAGATCGTGCTCGGTCTCGGCGAGTTCGTGCGCGACTGGTGGATCCTGATGCTGGCGGTGCCGGTGATCGCGATCTATGCGTTCGTGCTGAAGCTGCGCGATGCGCGATTCCGGTTGCGCTTCGATGGCTGGCTGCTGCAGCGGCGCATCTTCGGTCCGCTGGTTGCTCGTATTGAGACCGCGCGGATTGCCCGCACGCTCGGCACGCTGCTACGCAACGGCGTACCGCTGATCGCAGCGCTCGGCATCGGCCGCAAGGTGCTGGGCAATCTCGCGCTGTCGGCGGACGTGGAAGCGGCCGAATCCGAGGTCAAGAACGGTGTCGGCCTGTCGACGGCGCTGGGACGCGGCAAGCGCTTTCCGCGGCTCGCGATCCAGATGATCCAGGTCGGCGAGGAATCCGGCGCGCTTGATGCAATGCTGCTCAAGACCGCGGACACCTTCGATCAGCAGACCGGCACGTCGCTCGATCGCATGCTGGCTGCGCTGGTACCGGCGATCACGATGCTGCTCGCGCTCGTGGTGATGGTGGTGATCCTCGCGGTGCTGGTGCCGATCTACGACCTGACCAGCGTCATCGGCTAG
- the gspE gene encoding type II secretion system ATPase GspE, translating to MNAVLEDSTATPDTPEARIVARLRASGRLKDVDLARAQRLHAEAGGSLLTLLGRLGLVSERDHAEACAAELDLQLLGAKTVPEDPPELVDGAQPLSVRFLRQFHVLPIGESRGRLHVWMSDPHDDYALDAVRLATGCDIAPAVGLRSEIDDLIERWYGQGRSAMGTIIESADGEGGGDVDDVEHLRDLASEAPVIRLVNLVIQRAVELRASDIHIEPFESRLKVRYRVDGVLIDGESPPVNLTAAVISRIKIMARLNIAERRLPQDGRIMLRVQGKELDLRVSTMPTAHGESVVMRLLDRETVVFDFYRLGFTDEFLPQFNKVLDQPHGILLVTGPTGSGKTTTLYTALSQLNTPDVKIITVEDPVEYQIEGINQIQAKPQIGLDFAHALRSIVRQDPDIIMIGEMRDLETARIAIQSALTGHLVLSTLHTNNAAGGITRMLDMGVEDYLLTSTVNGILAQRLVRKLEPTHRVRYAASPEEIERFELRRFQPEGEIVLYRPGPSAGAPTGYLGRTTIVEFLVMNDTLRRAVMRHAGMGELEQLARESGMRTMYEDGILKALAGETTIEEVLRVTEDA from the coding sequence GTGAATGCGGTGCTCGAGGATTCCACAGCGACGCCCGACACGCCCGAGGCGCGTATCGTCGCGCGCCTGCGCGCCAGCGGCCGGCTCAAGGACGTCGATCTGGCGCGCGCCCAGCGCTTGCACGCCGAAGCCGGCGGCAGCCTGCTGACCCTGCTCGGGCGGCTGGGCCTGGTCTCGGAACGCGACCACGCAGAAGCCTGCGCCGCCGAGCTCGACCTGCAACTGCTCGGCGCCAAAACCGTGCCGGAAGATCCGCCGGAACTCGTCGACGGCGCGCAGCCGTTGTCGGTGCGGTTCCTGCGCCAGTTCCACGTGCTGCCGATTGGCGAAAGCCGCGGCCGCCTGCATGTGTGGATGTCCGATCCGCACGACGACTACGCGCTCGACGCCGTGCGGCTGGCGACCGGCTGCGACATCGCGCCCGCCGTCGGTCTGCGCTCGGAGATCGACGATCTGATCGAGCGCTGGTACGGCCAGGGCCGCAGCGCGATGGGCACGATCATCGAATCCGCTGACGGCGAAGGCGGCGGCGATGTCGACGACGTCGAGCATCTGCGTGATCTTGCATCCGAAGCGCCGGTGATCCGGCTGGTGAACCTGGTGATCCAGCGCGCGGTGGAACTGCGCGCATCCGACATCCACATCGAGCCGTTCGAAAGCCGGCTGAAGGTCCGGTATCGCGTCGACGGCGTGCTCATCGACGGCGAGAGCCCGCCGGTGAATCTGACCGCGGCGGTGATCAGCCGCATCAAGATCATGGCGCGGCTCAACATCGCCGAGCGCCGTCTGCCGCAGGACGGCCGCATCATGCTGCGCGTGCAGGGCAAGGAGCTCGACCTGCGCGTATCGACGATGCCGACCGCGCACGGCGAAAGCGTGGTGATGCGTCTGCTCGACCGCGAGACGGTGGTGTTCGACTTCTACCGGCTCGGCTTCACCGACGAATTCCTGCCGCAGTTCAACAAGGTGCTCGACCAGCCGCACGGCATTCTGCTGGTCACCGGTCCGACCGGTTCGGGCAAGACGACGACGCTCTACACCGCGCTGTCGCAGCTCAATACGCCGGACGTCAAGATCATCACCGTCGAAGATCCGGTCGAATACCAGATCGAAGGCATCAACCAGATCCAGGCCAAGCCGCAGATCGGTCTCGACTTTGCGCACGCACTGCGCTCGATCGTCCGCCAGGATCCGGACATCATCATGATCGGCGAAATGCGCGATCTGGAAACCGCGCGCATCGCGATCCAGTCTGCGCTGACCGGCCATCTGGTGCTCAGCACGCTGCACACCAACAACGCTGCCGGCGGCATCACCCGCATGCTCGACATGGGCGTCGAGGATTACCTGCTGACCTCCACCGTCAACGGCATCCTCGCCCAGCGCCTGGTGCGCAAGCTCGAGCCGACGCATCGCGTGCGTTATGCCGCATCGCCCGAGGAGATCGAACGCTTCGAACTGCGCCGCTTCCAGCCCGAGGGTGAGATCGTGCTGTATCGCCCGGGCCCGTCTGCCGGTGCGCCGACCGGGTATCTGGGCCGCACCACGATCGTCGAGTTCCTGGTCATGAACGACACCCTGCGCCGCGCGGTGATGCGCCACGCCGGCATGGGCGAACTCGAACAGCTCGCTCGCGAATCGGGCATGCGCACGATGTACGAGGACGGCATCCTCAAAGCGCTGGCCGGCGAGACAACGATCGAGGAAGTGCTGCGGGTGACGGAGGACGCGTGA
- a CDS encoding DUF2242 domain-containing protein, with protein MTAIAAAVLVLAACGRDVREDAPFMGESFDSDETYSRTYELPPAQVCSAARLALLGQGYAVAKSSDDAVEASKNFQPEDDVHTQLSVRVSCVSRGNDRSLLFVSALLDRYVMRKSSNSASVGVGGIGSLSLPVGSREDSLVRTASSTVQDTGFYRRFFERVGFYVPAPSSRDRKPSADEMRREDPPPADLKRGAEATTDPLPQG; from the coding sequence TTGACCGCCATCGCTGCCGCCGTTCTCGTGCTGGCCGCGTGCGGGCGCGACGTGCGCGAGGACGCGCCGTTCATGGGTGAATCCTTCGATTCCGACGAGACCTATTCGCGCACCTACGAGCTGCCGCCGGCGCAGGTGTGCAGCGCGGCGCGGTTGGCGCTGCTCGGCCAGGGCTACGCGGTGGCCAAGTCCAGCGACGATGCGGTGGAAGCGTCGAAGAACTTCCAGCCCGAGGACGACGTGCACACCCAACTGTCGGTGCGCGTGTCCTGCGTGTCGCGCGGCAACGACCGCTCGCTGCTGTTCGTCAGCGCGCTGCTCGACCGCTATGTGATGCGCAAGAGTTCCAATTCGGCGAGCGTCGGCGTCGGCGGCATTGGCTCGCTGTCGCTGCCGGTCGGCAGCCGCGAGGACTCGCTGGTGCGCACCGCCAGCAGCACCGTGCAGGACACCGGCTTCTACCGCCGCTTCTTCGAACGCGTCGGCTTCTACGTGCCCGCGCCGAGCAGCCGCGACCGCAAGCCCAGCGCCGACGAGATGCGCCGCGAAGATCCGCCGCCGGCGGACCTCAAGCGCGGCGCCGAGGCTACGACCGACCCGCTTCCGCAGGGCTGA
- a CDS encoding acyltransferase family protein: MSATGAPAETPVQSPGANVGTAYTGRIGAIDLARGFAVCLMILSHGTNGLMPLDDFPAWGQVSVHAITKFSSSLFVIVFGIALAVAFMPKTTAPDWPQRRNRLLWRGLVVLFWYKVLTVVEMYGRHDTAAIVDTLLYRDFPSFVEILGFYAIALLWIPWLLPLWAKTPAVLRWLSPIPVAFASWWLLHHFDFWGVPQLQALIVEHPDYYTWGQLARGPLILIGLLIGGVLLQAYRAPRTRWALAGALALVSAALFAWFLIRAGDLRPLLVDIARNTGKHPPQLMFMLFSTGGAFALLALAVAGGEWLAKWLRPIAVIGSDAMMAFIVHISVIFLLLREVLGLYQSVTYERALLLTLLLLAATATWIWLWGTMKRALKRAPDTVVQRK, from the coding sequence ATGAGTGCCACGGGTGCACCCGCGGAGACGCCGGTGCAGTCGCCAGGCGCGAACGTCGGGACGGCCTACACCGGTCGCATCGGGGCGATCGATCTCGCCCGCGGCTTCGCGGTCTGCCTGATGATCCTCAGTCACGGCACCAACGGCCTGATGCCGCTCGACGATTTCCCCGCGTGGGGCCAGGTGTCGGTCCACGCGATCACCAAGTTCTCCTCGTCGCTGTTCGTGATCGTCTTCGGCATCGCGCTCGCCGTCGCCTTCATGCCCAAGACCACGGCGCCGGACTGGCCGCAGCGACGCAACCGCCTGCTGTGGCGCGGCCTGGTGGTGCTGTTCTGGTACAAGGTTCTGACCGTCGTGGAGATGTACGGCCGCCACGACACCGCCGCGATCGTCGACACGCTGCTCTACCGGGATTTCCCGTCGTTCGTCGAAATCCTCGGCTTCTATGCGATCGCCCTGCTGTGGATTCCATGGCTGCTGCCGCTGTGGGCGAAGACGCCCGCCGTGCTGCGCTGGTTGAGCCCGATCCCGGTCGCTTTCGCATCATGGTGGCTGCTGCACCACTTCGATTTCTGGGGCGTGCCGCAGTTGCAGGCGCTGATCGTCGAGCATCCCGATTACTACACCTGGGGCCAGCTCGCGCGCGGGCCTCTGATCCTCATCGGCCTGTTGATCGGCGGCGTGTTGCTGCAGGCCTATCGCGCGCCGCGCACGCGCTGGGCATTGGCAGGCGCACTGGCACTCGTATCCGCGGCGCTGTTCGCCTGGTTCCTGATCCGCGCCGGCGATCTGCGCCCTCTGCTGGTCGACATTGCGCGCAACACCGGCAAGCATCCGCCGCAGTTGATGTTCATGCTCTTCAGCACGGGCGGCGCATTCGCGTTGCTGGCGCTCGCGGTCGCGGGCGGCGAATGGCTGGCGAAGTGGCTGCGACCGATCGCGGTCATCGGCAGCGACGCAATGATGGCCTTCATCGTGCACATCAGTGTGATCTTCCTGCTTCTGCGCGAAGTGCTGGGTCTGTACCAGTCGGTGACCTACGAACGCGCGTTGCTGCTGACTCTCTTGCTGCTGGCTGCGACCGCGACCTGGATCTGGCTGTGGGGCACGATGAAGCGCGCACTGAAACGCGCGCCCGATACGGTAGTTCAGCGCAAGTGA
- a CDS encoding serine hydrolase — protein sequence MLRRLRHLFVAASITLPWMGGPALAQPVTPAATAPLPTKPAIAKTALVASPPAATPRWSTELDRRVHAIDARFAGELGVHVQRLGDGPEYDFRGDEIWYLASGVKVPIAIAVLREIEQGWLTLDTQITLLDSDFVDGAGRTNAHRAGDRLTIGWLIEQMIIHSDNTASDVLIRTVGLGQVNAVASELIARDVRITTLADVRRLAYGMFHPGAAGLTSQDMLALQRVGSGQVRVRTLARLLGVTPADFLLPDLDSAFESYYATHINSATLRDYGHMLTALQAGRALDPDSTRYLLDVMARVQTGKQRIRAGLPADARFAHKTGTQYRRICDSGIVSLPARDGNASARVVIAACARGAGTAASERALRELGAAITASGVLDSIPPHTPAR from the coding sequence ATGCTGAGACGCCTGCGCCACCTGTTCGTTGCCGCCTCGATCACGCTGCCCTGGATGGGCGGCCCGGCGCTTGCGCAGCCGGTCACGCCCGCCGCGACAGCGCCGTTGCCGACAAAGCCCGCCATCGCGAAGACCGCACTGGTGGCATCGCCGCCTGCCGCCACGCCACGCTGGTCGACCGAACTCGACCGCCGCGTGCACGCCATCGATGCACGTTTTGCCGGCGAACTGGGCGTGCACGTGCAGCGACTCGGCGACGGCCCGGAGTACGACTTCCGCGGCGACGAGATCTGGTATCTCGCGTCCGGCGTCAAGGTGCCGATCGCGATCGCGGTGCTACGCGAGATCGAGCAGGGCTGGCTGACGCTCGACACGCAGATCACGCTACTCGACAGCGATTTCGTTGATGGCGCCGGCCGCACCAACGCGCATCGCGCCGGCGATCGGCTGACCATCGGCTGGCTCATCGAGCAGATGATCATCCACAGCGACAACACCGCGAGCGACGTGCTGATACGCACCGTCGGCCTCGGCCAGGTCAACGCGGTTGCGTCGGAACTGATCGCGCGGGACGTGCGCATCACCACGTTGGCCGATGTGCGTCGCCTCGCCTACGGCATGTTCCATCCCGGCGCCGCCGGACTCACCTCGCAGGACATGCTGGCCCTGCAGCGCGTCGGCAGCGGCCAGGTGCGCGTGCGCACGCTCGCGCGACTGCTCGGCGTAACACCTGCCGACTTCCTGCTGCCCGATCTCGACAGTGCGTTCGAGTCCTATTACGCCACCCACATCAACAGCGCCACGCTGCGCGACTACGGCCACATGCTGACGGCGTTGCAAGCAGGTCGTGCACTGGACCCCGACAGCACGCGCTATCTGCTGGACGTGATGGCCCGTGTGCAGACCGGCAAGCAGCGCATCCGCGCGGGCCTGCCGGCGGATGCGCGCTTCGCGCACAAGACCGGCACCCAGTACCGGCGCATCTGCGATTCCGGCATCGTCAGTCTGCCGGCACGCGACGGCAACGCATCGGCGCGGGTGGTCATCGCCGCCTGCGCCCGCGGCGCCGGCACGGCTGCCAGCGAACGCGCATTGCGCGAGCTTGGCGCAGCGATCACCGCATCCGGGGTATTGGATTCCATCCCGCCGCACACACCTGCCCGATGA
- a CDS encoding serine hydrolase, protein MRHYGAQPGTLDRGDDRAWYLSSTIKIPVAIAVLEQVDAGTLSLDETLTLAQTDFVDGSGDMLEHKPGETFSIAALLEKSLRDSDSAATDMLIRKVGEDHLNARIRDWTGGGFGPVTTILQVRYDAYDPVHPGVAQLDNMAIVRLRNADAGEPRLQALAQELGVPRADLDADTLESVFDAYYRGDRNTATLPAFATVLDRLAAGELVSADSTRRMLDHMRAISTGDRRISAGLPPDTDFAQKTGTQLRRACNVGVIDPGRAREGATLVLACAEDFDDITQAETAFQGLGRALGDTVLDAGGG, encoded by the coding sequence GTGCGGCATTACGGTGCGCAGCCGGGCACGCTGGATCGCGGTGACGACCGCGCCTGGTACCTGTCGTCGACGATCAAGATCCCGGTCGCGATCGCGGTGCTCGAACAGGTCGACGCCGGCACGCTATCCCTCGATGAGACGCTGACGCTCGCGCAGACGGATTTCGTCGACGGCTCCGGCGACATGCTCGAACACAAGCCCGGCGAGACGTTCAGCATCGCCGCGTTGCTGGAAAAATCGCTGCGCGACAGCGACAGCGCCGCGACCGACATGCTGATACGCAAAGTCGGCGAAGACCATCTCAACGCACGCATCCGCGACTGGACCGGCGGCGGCTTCGGACCGGTCACGACGATCCTGCAGGTGCGCTACGACGCGTACGACCCGGTGCATCCGGGCGTCGCGCAGCTCGACAACATGGCGATCGTGCGCCTGCGCAACGCCGACGCAGGCGAGCCGCGTCTGCAGGCGTTGGCGCAAGAACTCGGCGTGCCGCGTGCGGATCTGGATGCCGACACGCTCGAATCCGTGTTCGACGCCTACTACCGCGGCGATCGCAACACCGCGACCCTGCCCGCCTTCGCCACCGTGCTGGACCGCCTGGCAGCCGGCGAACTGGTGTCCGCCGACAGCACCCGCCGCATGCTCGACCACATGCGCGCCATCAGCACCGGCGACCGCCGCATCAGCGCTGGCCTGCCACCCGACACCGATTTCGCGCAGAAGACCGGCACGCAGTTGCGACGCGCCTGCAACGTCGGCGTGATCGATCCCGGACGCGCCCGCGAAGGCGCCACGCTGGTACTCGCGTGCGCGGAAGATTTCGACGACATCACGCAGGCCGAAACCGCGTTCCAGGGGCTGGGACGTGCGCTGGGCGACACGGTGCTGGACGCAGGGGGCGGTTGA
- a CDS encoding S8 family serine peptidase — protein MKKGIIPCTLAVAVAAALTVGGVNAGKTSRAAGNVSTDNIEGRVDAQPVKRLIIEYRDGTREKSNQAAVVTNIQGALVRSGLVRGASKASNVSYQRKLATGHELVNLASGLDAVEADALVRQIAADPNVKSVSVDRVRQIAAVQPAYVPNDPDFQEYQWHMRAPDGGATFDGGPNRGGANVPAAWDLSDGDGITIAVLDTGITAHPDIDTSLADVGYDFITDATTSGRATAGRAQGGWDLGDWTINYPGAATCQQRNSSWHGTHVAGSAGAQLTDNGISLTGVAYGAKHLPVRVLGHCGGAEADIVDAIIWAAGGTVAGVPANQNPAQVINLSLGGSGPCSSAEAAAIAQANALGATVVIAAGNSNGDVANFSPANCPGAIAVASNGVTSARAYYSNYGAGIDISAPGGGVFANDAGSGTQIYDGFVWQAKNPSLTTPTPLADINPSTTGTGGSAGTSQASPHVAGVVALMQSARLAAELPLLTPVEVLDILKQTATPFAITPAANRQIGPGIVNASAAVLKAIEPPCEVDCAPPATPIVNATPVRALSGAAGGETLYSIEVPSGVSGPLSITTTGGSGDVSLHVSLDEAPAATGTWNSSRPGNAETIRINAPVAGTYYIKLTGVRAYSNVTLQARFSLPPV, from the coding sequence ATGAAGAAGGGCATCATTCCGTGCACGCTTGCGGTCGCAGTTGCAGCGGCACTGACCGTCGGCGGCGTCAACGCGGGCAAGACCTCGCGCGCCGCCGGCAACGTCTCCACCGACAACATCGAAGGGCGCGTCGACGCGCAGCCGGTGAAGCGCCTGATCATCGAGTACCGCGACGGAACCCGCGAGAAGAGCAACCAGGCCGCGGTCGTCACGAACATCCAGGGCGCGCTGGTGCGTTCGGGTCTCGTGCGCGGCGCGAGCAAGGCTTCCAACGTCAGCTATCAGCGCAAGCTCGCGACCGGCCATGAGCTGGTCAACCTGGCCAGCGGTCTCGACGCGGTCGAAGCCGATGCGCTGGTCCGCCAGATCGCCGCGGATCCGAACGTGAAGTCGGTCAGTGTCGACCGCGTGCGCCAGATCGCAGCGGTGCAGCCGGCCTATGTGCCGAACGATCCGGACTTCCAGGAATACCAGTGGCACATGCGTGCGCCGGACGGCGGCGCGACCTTCGATGGTGGCCCGAACCGTGGCGGCGCGAACGTGCCGGCTGCATGGGACCTCTCTGACGGCGACGGCATCACCATCGCAGTGCTCGATACCGGCATCACCGCGCATCCCGACATCGACACCTCGCTGGCCGACGTCGGTTACGACTTCATCACCGACGCCACGACGTCCGGCCGTGCGACCGCCGGCCGCGCGCAGGGTGGCTGGGACCTGGGTGACTGGACGATCAACTATCCGGGTGCCGCGACCTGCCAGCAGCGCAACAGCTCCTGGCACGGTACGCACGTGGCGGGCAGCGCCGGTGCGCAGCTCACCGACAACGGCATCAGCCTGACCGGCGTCGCCTATGGCGCGAAGCATTTGCCGGTGCGTGTGCTAGGCCATTGCGGTGGCGCCGAGGCCGACATCGTCGATGCGATCATCTGGGCTGCCGGCGGTACCGTCGCCGGTGTTCCGGCCAACCAGAACCCGGCGCAGGTCATCAACCTGAGCCTGGGTGGATCCGGTCCCTGTTCGTCAGCCGAAGCCGCTGCGATCGCGCAGGCCAATGCGCTGGGCGCAACGGTCGTGATCGCCGCGGGCAACAGCAATGGCGACGTCGCCAACTTCTCGCCGGCCAACTGTCCGGGTGCGATTGCGGTGGCGTCGAACGGCGTGACCAGTGCGCGCGCCTACTACTCGAACTACGGCGCCGGGATCGACATTTCGGCACCGGGTGGTGGCGTGTTCGCGAACGATGCCGGCAGTGGTACGCAGATCTATGACGGTTTCGTCTGGCAGGCAAAGAATCCCAGCCTGACGACGCCAACGCCATTGGCCGACATCAATCCGTCCACGACGGGTACGGGCGGGTCCGCGGGAACCTCGCAGGCGTCTCCCCATGTCGCGGGTGTCGTCGCCCTGATGCAGAGCGCGCGTCTCGCCGCCGAGCTTCCGCTGCTGACACCGGTCGAAGTACTCGACATCCTGAAGCAGACGGCGACGCCGTTCGCGATCACGCCGGCAGCCAATCGTCAGATCGGACCTGGCATCGTCAACGCCAGTGCCGCCGTTCTGAAGGCGATCGAGCCGCCGTGCGAAGTCGATTGCGCCCCGCCTGCGACGCCGATCGTCAACGCGACGCCGGTACGCGCGCTCTCCGGCGCTGCCGGCGGCGAAACGCTGTACAGCATCGAAGTGCCGTCGGGTGTCTCCGGTCCGCTGAGCATCACCACGACCGGCGGCAGCGGCGATGTCTCGTTGCACGTCAGTCTGGACGAGGCGCCGGCGGCCACGGGTACGTGGAACTCCTCGCGCCCGGGCAATGCGGAAACGATCCGTATCAATGCCCCGGTTGCGGGTACGTACTACATCAAGCTGACGGGCGTTCGCGCGTATTCGAACGTCACGCTGCAGGCGCGTTTCTCCCTGCCGCCGGTCTGA